One part of the Parambassis ranga chromosome 8, fParRan2.1, whole genome shotgun sequence genome encodes these proteins:
- the mcoln1b gene encoding mucolipin-1b: protein MMASSSYTCIQDSATEKDRLLSSAASYGSQDPLRSGIPHLMDLHRRQEEEEVEEEEALRRKLKYFFMSPCDKYHAKGRKPFKLGLQLLKIIIVTVQLVLFGLSNQMVVTFKEENTAAFKHLFLKDYKDNVPQAVHTQAELYGLIHFAIEQYLALPQISLGRYAYVLDVGVNGTALSLCQRYYRRGTIDPVNDTFDIDPHVVTDCVGLNPLTDSGNGDYKNFTLKFYKLINVTIDFQLKAINIQTILNNEIPDCYTFAITVVMDNRAHSGKVKISLQNQASIKECKDPNVSGHAESYAREFFDVLVATVCLLSLLLCGRSILRGVLLEQEYVHFFKHKLGRTVSWGDRMEFINGWYILLIISDLFTIIGSFIKIGIESKTLSSYDVCGILLGTSTLLVWVGVIRYFSFFQKYNILIVTLRAAFPNVIRFCCCAAAIYLGYCFCGWIVLGPYHTKFRSLSMVSECLFSLINGDDMFVTFAEMERSGTLVWIFSQVYLYTFISLFIYMVLSLFIALITGAYDTIMAQTQEQVRITELHAFIAQCTDTPSSGKFRGPEGSTCSFLCCCD from the exons atgatggCGTCTTCCAGTTACACCTGCATCCAAGACAGCGCcacag aaAAAGACAGgctgctgtcctctgcagcCAGCTATGGGTCCCAGGATCCTCTCAGAAGTGGGATCCCTCACCTCATGGACCTCCACCggcggcaggaggaggaggaggtggaagaggaagaagcCCTCAGAAGGAAGCTGAAGTACTTCTTCATGAGTCCGTGTGACAAATATCACGCAAAGGGACGCAAACCTTTCAAACTggggctgcagctgctgaaaatCATCATCGTGACGGTGCAG TTGGTTCTGTTTGGACTCAGCAACCAGATGGTGGTGACATTTAAAGAGGAAAACACGGCGGCGTTCAAACACCTTTTCCTGAAGGATTATAAGGACAACGTTCCTCAGGCGGTGCACACGCAGGCGGAGCTGTACGGCCTCATCCACTTTGCCATAGAGCAG tactTGGCCCTGCCTCAGATCTCACTGGGACGTTACGCCTACGTCTTGGACGTCGGTGTGAACGGAACGGCGCTCTCTCTTTGCCAGAGGTACTACAGGAGGGGCACCATCGACCCCGTCAACGACACGTTTGACATCGACCCCCACGTCGTCACGG ATTGTGTTGGACTGAATCCACTGACTGATTCTGGAAACGGTGACTACAAGAATTTCACGCTCAAGTTTTACAA gCTGATCAACGTGACCATTGACTTCCAGCTGAAGGCCATTAACATTCAGACCATTTTAAACAATGAAATCCCGGACTGCTACACCTTTGCAATCACA gtgGTCATGGATAACCGAGCTCACAGCGGCAAAGTGAAGATCAGCCTCCAGAACCAGGCGTCCATTAAGGAGTGTAAAGACCCCAACGTGTCTGGACATG CGGAAAGCTACGCGCGGGAGTTCTTCGACGTGCTGGTGGCGACGGTCTGCCTGCTGTCGCTGCTGCTGTGCGGACGCTCCATCCTCAGAGGCGTCCTCCTGGAGCAG GAGTACgttcattttttcaaacacaAACTCGGCCGCACCGTGAGCTGGGGAGACAGAATGGAGTTCATCAACGGCTGGTAtatcctcctcatcatcagtgACCTTTTCACCATCATCGGCAGCTTTATCAAAATTGGGATAGAGTCCAAG ACTTTGTCATCGTATGACGTGTGCGGGATCCTGCTGGGAACCTCCACGCTGCTGGTGTGGGTGGGGGTCATCCGTTACTTCAGCTTCTTCCAGAAATACAAC ATCCTGATCGTGACTCTGAGAGCCGCTTTTCCTAATGTGATCCGCTTCTGCTGCTGTGCGGCGGCCATTTATTTGGGATATTGCTTCTGCGGATGGATTGTGCTGGGACCCTATCATACTAAG TTCCGCTCCCTGTCCATGGTGTCCGAGTGCCTCTTCTCTCTGATCAACGGAGACGACATGTTTGTGACGTTTGCCGAGATGGAGCGGAGCGGCACGCTGGTGTGGATCTTCAGCCAGGTCTACCTGTACACCTTCATCTCCCTCTTCATCTACATGGTGCTGTCCCTCTTCATCGCACTCATCACGGGAGCCTACGACACCATTATG gcacaaacacaggagcagGTACGCATCACAGAGCTGCATGCCTTCATCGCACAGTGCACGGACACACCCAGTTCTGGCAAATTCCGTGGGCCTGAGGGTTCGACGTGCTCCttcctgtgctgctgtgactga
- the pglyrp6 gene encoding peptidoglycan recognition protein 6, with protein MDRASWWKLTLTFVVLLAGECTEASFSCHMEDFIKAVKQVEDLSPGSEPLVVLKRLRRASGLNDAFIQRFLSNSGSAGPELDSSLSEYIRKVVHHGVTEDSREEGVVLTPDGTTVALRPLLLGIEAGFLTKSQGLHQLTLAKDLGHALSSPAARRLGPDGCWDSVTSPQVFTLSDSPSLLTTAQVNGGMDGMVLGTDVSARSRRPLRLSGLLTEYYCHQLESSGGGGGGGGLDAAPRLISRRRRENFKGLVPPSVLVRQVVKSVELQRRLKGQTKMEAKEKKQVTAAVKEGVKEFVHMYTDCPPMIPRCMWGAEPYRGTPTNLSLPLSFMYIHHTHTPSQPCLTFQQCSADMRSMQRFHQDDRGWDDIGYSFVAGSDGYIYVGRGWHWQGAHTLGHNSIGYGVSFIGDYASRLPSQHSMALVRDQLASCAIGGGRLISNFSVQGHRQVVNTSCPGDALYEEIKTWRRFGEVKRKNLQ; from the exons ATGGACAGAGCCAGCTGGTGGAAGTTGACCCTGACCTTTGTGGTGCTGTTGGCGGGCGAGTGCACGGAAG cCTCCTTTTCTTGCCACATGGAAGATTTCATTAAGGCAGTAAAGCAGGTGGAAGACCTAAGCCCCGGGTCAGAGCCGCTGGTTGTGCTGAAGAGGCTGCGCAGGGCATCTGGCCTTAATGACGCCTTCATTCAGCGCTTCCTCTCAAACTCAGGCTCCGCTGGTCCTGAACTGGATTCTAGCCTCTCAGAGTACATCCGGAAGGTCGTTCATCACGGGGTGACCGAGGACTCCAGAGAGGAAGGCGTTGTTCTGACTCCTGATGGCACCACTGTTGCTCTGAGGCCGCTCCTCCTGGGCATCGAGGCCGGGTTCCTCACCAAGAGTCAAGGCCTTCATCAGCTCACTCTGGCCAAAGATCTCGGCCACGCCCTCAGCTCTCCTGCCGCACGGCGTCTTGGACCTGATGGCTGCTGGGACAGTGTGACCTCTCCTCAGGTCTTCACCCTCTCAGACAGCCCCTCTCTGCTTACCACCGCTCAGGTCAACGGAGGCATGGACGGCATGGTGCTGGGGACGGATGTGTCTGCCAGATCCAGACGTCCTCTGAGGCTCAGCGGCCTGCTGACAGAGTACTACTGCCACCAGCTGGagagcagcggcggcggcggcggcggcggcggcttgGACGCTGCTCCACGCCTCATCAGCCGGCGTCGTAGGGAGAACTTCAAAGGGCTGGTTCCTCCTTCGGTGCTGGTCAGACAGGTGGTGAAATCAGTGGAGCTGCAGAGAAGACTGAAAGGTCAAACAAAGATGGAGGCGAAGGAGAAGAAGCAGGTGACAGCGGCGGTGAAGGAGGGGGTGAAAGAGTTTGTTCATATGTACACGG ATTGTCCTCCCATGATTCCTCGCTGCATGTGGGGTGCTGAGCCGTACAGAGGAACACCCACCAACCTGTCCCTGCCTCTCTCCTTCATGTACATccaccacacccacacacccagcCAGCCCTGTCTGACCTTCCAGCAATGCTCTGCAGACATGCGCTCCATGCAGCGCTTCCACCAGGACGACAGGGGCTGGGACGACATCGGCTACAG CTTTGTCGCAGGCTCTGATGGGTACATCTACGTGGGCCGGGGATGGCACTGGCAAGGAGCCCACACCCTCGGGCACAACTCCATTGGATATGGCGTTTCCTTCATCGGAGACTACGCCAGCAGGCTGCCGTCTCAGCACTCCATGGCGTTGGTGAGAGATCAGCTGGCGTCCTGCGCCATTGGAGGGGGGCGGCTGATATCCAACTTCTCCGTGCAGGGGCACCGGCAGGTGGTGAACACTTCCTGTCCAGGAGACGCCCTGTATGAGGAGATAAAAACCTGGAGACGCTTTGGG gaggtCAAGAGGAAGAACCTTCAATAA
- the LOC114439276 gene encoding trafficking protein particle complex subunit 5-like, whose protein sequence is MDTRFTRGKSTILERPLTRPKTEVSLSAFALLFSEMVQYCQSRVYSVSELQTRLADMGQRVGASMLDVLVLREKNGKRETKVLNMLLFIKVNLWKSLFGKEADKLEQANDDDKTYYIIEKEPLINAYISVPKENSSLNCAAFTAGIVEAILTHSGFPAKVTAHWHKGTTLMIKFNESVIARDKALDGR, encoded by the exons ATGGACACACGCTTCACTCGAGGGAAATCCACCATCTTGGAGCGCCCCCTGACCCGACCGAAGACTGAAGTCAGCCTGAGCGCCTTCGCCCTGCTGTTCTCAGAGATGGTCCAGTACTGTCAGAGCCGCGTGTACTCCGTGTCTGAGCTGCAGACTCGCCTGGCAGACATGGGTCAGAGAGTGGGGGCCAGCATGCTGGATGTTCTGGTGCTAAGAGAGAAGAACGGGAAGAGGGAGACCAAAGTGCTGAACATGCTGCTCTTCATTAAA GTAAACTTGTGGAAGTCCTTGTTTGGGAAAGAAGCTGATAAGCTGGAGCAGGCCAACGACGATGACAAGACGTACTACATCATAGAAAAAGAGCCGCTTATCAACGCGTACATCTCCGTGCCCAAAGAGAACAGCAGTTTGAACTGCGCCGCCTTCACCGCGGGCATCGTGGAGGCCATCCTGACACACAGCGGCTTCCCTGCCAAGGTCACCGCCCACTGGCACAAGGGCACCACGCTGATGATAAAGTTTAATGAGTCGGTTATAGCCAGAGACAAGGCTTTGGATGGCAGATAA